A stretch of the Streptomyces sp. NBC_01428 genome encodes the following:
- a CDS encoding TetR/AcrR family transcriptional regulator: MDADAAVPASRPRDATRTRADLLRAARRRFTLMGYERTTMRAIAADAHVNVALINRYFGSKDGLFAAVLDESNSLFDGSDEAGRPVEESASEVFASMLAGLNERDWSEYGGEHPIMLMLRNAGPDPVAERLRREGLLTAVDRLSRALRADRTETSEGAADLSSELVLSLFIGVVILRHLLPDETLATANEHLLNEEMLRIVRSISRCDD; the protein is encoded by the coding sequence ATGGATGCCGACGCCGCCGTTCCCGCCTCCCGGCCCCGCGATGCCACCAGGACGCGGGCCGACCTGCTGCGCGCGGCGCGTCGCCGCTTCACGCTCATGGGGTACGAGCGCACCACGATGCGCGCCATCGCCGCGGACGCCCACGTCAACGTCGCCCTGATCAACCGCTACTTCGGGTCCAAGGACGGCCTCTTCGCCGCGGTGCTCGACGAATCGAACTCGCTCTTCGACGGTTCCGACGAAGCCGGCAGGCCGGTCGAGGAGTCCGCGTCCGAGGTGTTCGCCTCCATGCTCGCGGGCCTGAACGAGCGGGACTGGTCGGAGTACGGCGGGGAACACCCGATCATGCTGATGCTGCGCAACGCCGGCCCCGACCCGGTCGCCGAGCGCCTTCGACGCGAGGGCCTGCTGACGGCGGTCGACCGGCTGAGCAGGGCCCTGCGGGCCGACCGGACCGAGACGTCCGAGGGGGCGGCCGACCTCAGTTCCGAGCTCGTCCTGTCGCTCTTCATCGGCGTCGTGATCCTGCGTCATCTGCTGCCCGACGAGACGCTCGCCACCGCGAACGAACACCTGCTCAACGAGGAGATGCTGCGCATCGTGCGCAGCATCTCCCGGTGCGATGACTGA
- a CDS encoding MFS transporter: protein MERDAMTDESVAQKTSPVRAYLEIGAVGLGALMASLTQTLVIPVLPVISKDIGASTTQTQWLLTSTLLVAAVSVPVVGRFADMVGRRLMLVFSLGALALGSLIDALTTDTTLMIVGRALTGLSAASIPLGISLLAAVLPVDRRSSATALISAMLGIGSALGLPLAGLLADNVDYHVLFWIGAVGAVLSLVAILALVGEPRHTSTRSVDLPGIALLTSGLVCLVLPLSQGGTWGWGSLRTIGLLVAAVVLLALLVRVESRSAAPVVNVRALANPPIAMTNVASLFFGFALFASFVGTANYVQAPAATGYGFGSSVLTAGLCLLPSGLLMLLLAPVTAKLSTLWGAGRVLFLAGLIVAAGLIARILFVDSLWQIVVGTAIIGAGSGIGYATLPTLINTYTPATDLAAANGINALARSLGSTLASAVGGSILASMTMALGGFEIPSLKAYRVLFVICAVAAVAAALLGLIASRTKVPQEHTQPVVETV, encoded by the coding sequence ATGGAACGTGACGCGATGACCGACGAGTCGGTCGCGCAGAAGACGTCACCTGTACGCGCGTATCTGGAGATCGGCGCCGTCGGTCTGGGCGCGCTCATGGCGTCGCTCACGCAGACACTCGTCATTCCCGTGCTCCCGGTGATCTCCAAGGACATCGGGGCGTCCACGACACAGACCCAGTGGCTGCTCACGTCGACGCTTCTGGTCGCGGCGGTGTCCGTGCCGGTGGTAGGCCGGTTCGCCGACATGGTCGGACGCCGGCTGATGCTGGTCTTCAGCCTGGGCGCCCTGGCCCTCGGGTCCCTCATCGACGCCCTCACCACCGACACCACGCTCATGATCGTCGGGCGGGCCCTCACCGGACTGTCCGCGGCGTCGATCCCGTTGGGCATCAGCCTGCTGGCCGCCGTCCTGCCCGTCGACCGGAGGTCGTCCGCCACGGCCCTCATCAGCGCCATGCTCGGCATCGGCAGCGCGCTGGGGCTCCCGCTGGCGGGCCTGCTCGCCGACAACGTCGACTACCACGTGCTGTTCTGGATCGGCGCGGTCGGCGCGGTGCTGAGCCTCGTGGCGATCCTGGCCCTGGTGGGCGAACCCCGGCACACGAGCACCCGGTCCGTCGACCTGCCCGGCATCGCGCTGCTGACTTCGGGGCTCGTGTGCCTCGTTCTCCCGTTGTCCCAGGGCGGAACCTGGGGCTGGGGCTCCTTGCGCACGATCGGCCTCCTGGTGGCCGCCGTCGTACTCCTGGCCCTGCTCGTCCGGGTCGAGTCGAGGTCGGCGGCACCGGTGGTGAACGTGCGCGCCCTGGCGAATCCCCCGATCGCCATGACGAACGTGGCGAGCCTCTTCTTCGGCTTCGCCCTCTTCGCCAGTTTCGTGGGCACGGCCAACTACGTTCAGGCGCCCGCCGCCACCGGCTACGGGTTCGGCTCCTCGGTGCTGACCGCGGGTCTGTGCCTGCTGCCCAGCGGTCTGCTGATGCTGCTGCTCGCCCCGGTCACGGCGAAACTCAGCACACTGTGGGGAGCGGGCAGGGTGCTGTTCCTGGCGGGCCTCATCGTCGCCGCCGGACTGATCGCGAGAATCCTCTTCGTGGACAGCCTGTGGCAGATCGTCGTCGGAACGGCGATCATCGGCGCCGGATCGGGCATCGGCTACGCGACGCTGCCGACGCTGATCAACACCTACACCCCGGCGACCGACCTGGCCGCGGCCAACGGCATCAACGCCCTCGCGCGATCGCTCGGGAGCACCCTCGCCAGCGCCGTCGGCGGGAGCATCCTGGCCTCGATGACCATGGCTCTCGGCGGTTTCGAGATCCCGTCGCTCAAGGCGTACCGCGTGCTGTTCGTCATCTGCGCGGTGGCCGCGGTCGCCGCGGCGCTGCTCGGCCTGATCGCGTCCCGCACGAAGGTTCCGCAGGAGCACACCCAGCCTGTGGTGGAGACCGTCTGA
- a CDS encoding serine hydrolase domain-containing protein: MRNSPDPAQLNAAIENVHRAGMPGLFAEVRDGDEIWRGAAGVADTATGRPVTAGMRHRVGSITKTFTAAAVMQQVESGRIGLDAPIGRYLPELVPGARGDAVTVRMLINHTSGLAEYLPYAYPSLKAFPVLADTGPQSLDDNRFTRFDPTELIEMGVTAPAVGPPGGTPGVYSNTNYLLLGELLRHVTGAPAAQIITRNVIERAGLRDTELPVEPNLGGPHAKIYEAWFGMIDPPRDFSVYDMSWVGPAAALISTVTDLNRFFRKLLAGEIVSPASLAEMQRTVPVVSQEGRVIDYGLGLHPMDAPGPRAFWGHGGTVWGGGALAMTRADGGRQMSVAVTAQRWNRLDATGRPQPHPIDAALADFYRLAMYG, translated from the coding sequence ATGAGGAACTCACCGGATCCCGCGCAACTGAACGCCGCCATCGAGAACGTCCACCGCGCCGGAATGCCCGGCCTCTTCGCCGAGGTCCGTGACGGCGACGAGATCTGGCGCGGCGCCGCCGGTGTCGCCGACACCGCGACCGGCCGCCCCGTCACCGCCGGCATGAGGCACCGCGTCGGCAGCATCACCAAGACCTTCACCGCCGCCGCGGTGATGCAGCAGGTCGAGAGCGGCCGGATCGGCCTCGACGCGCCGATCGGCAGGTACCTGCCCGAGCTCGTCCCCGGAGCGCGCGGCGACGCGGTCACGGTCCGCATGCTGATCAACCACACCAGCGGCCTCGCCGAGTACCTCCCGTACGCCTATCCCTCCCTCAAGGCGTTCCCGGTGCTCGCGGACACCGGACCGCAGAGTCTGGACGACAACCGGTTCACACGGTTCGATCCCACCGAACTGATCGAGATGGGGGTCACCGCACCGGCCGTCGGCCCACCCGGTGGCACGCCGGGGGTCTACTCCAACACCAACTACCTGCTCCTCGGCGAGCTCCTCCGCCACGTCACCGGGGCGCCCGCCGCGCAGATCATCACCCGGAACGTCATCGAGCGTGCCGGACTCCGGGACACCGAACTGCCCGTCGAGCCGAACCTCGGCGGGCCCCACGCGAAGATCTACGAGGCATGGTTCGGGATGATCGACCCACCGCGTGACTTCAGCGTCTACGACATGTCCTGGGTGGGACCGGCAGCCGCGCTGATATCCACCGTCACGGACCTCAACCGCTTCTTCCGCAAGCTGCTCGCCGGCGAGATCGTCAGCCCGGCGTCGCTGGCGGAGATGCAGCGCACCGTCCCCGTCGTCTCCCAGGAGGGGAGGGTGATCGACTACGGTCTCGGCCTGCACCCGATGGACGCCCCCGGTCCCCGCGCCTTCTGGGGCCATGGCGGCACGGTCTGGGGTGGCGGAGCCCTGGCCATGACCCGGGCGGACGGCGGGCGGCAGATGAGCGTCGCGGTCACCGCGCAGCGGTGGAACAGGCTCGATGCCACGGGCAGGCCGCAACCGCACCCCATCGACGCCGCGCTCGCGGACTTCTACCGCCTGGCGATGTACGGCTGA
- a CDS encoding TetR/AcrR family transcriptional regulator, giving the protein MAGRRRWATEEILDAAAELLRTSDAESFSVRKLAAVLGTDSSSLYRHFRSKTELLRAVADRILLAAVDGYVPEGDWKQRITGLALHVREAFGQQPQLAAVWGRYASSGAGSRLIMEEMLEALQASGLPDEKIPAQYHRLAVLVTSLIASEAGFGTLTPEEHEQGLELFRVAVLGADPERFPALAHFARDVRPLGVDRGAAFEEILAAHLAHVEASI; this is encoded by the coding sequence ATGGCTGGTCGAAGGCGCTGGGCGACCGAGGAGATCCTGGATGCGGCAGCGGAACTGCTGCGCACGAGCGACGCCGAGTCGTTCAGCGTGCGCAAGCTCGCCGCCGTCCTCGGGACGGACTCGTCGAGCCTCTACCGGCACTTCCGCAGCAAGACGGAACTGCTGCGGGCCGTCGCCGACCGCATCCTCCTGGCGGCCGTGGACGGCTACGTGCCCGAGGGTGACTGGAAGCAGCGCATCACCGGCCTGGCCCTGCACGTACGAGAGGCCTTCGGTCAGCAGCCCCAACTCGCCGCCGTCTGGGGACGTTACGCGTCGAGCGGCGCCGGCTCCCGACTGATCATGGAAGAGATGCTCGAGGCCTTGCAGGCTTCGGGGCTGCCCGACGAGAAGATTCCGGCGCAGTACCACCGGCTCGCGGTCCTCGTCACCTCGCTGATCGCCTCCGAGGCGGGGTTCGGCACCCTCACCCCCGAGGAGCACGAGCAGGGCCTGGAGCTGTTCCGGGTGGCGGTGCTGGGCGCCGACCCCGAACGCTTCCCCGCCCTGGCCCACTTCGCCCGCGACGTCCGCCCCCTGGGAGTGGATCGCGGAGCCGCGTTCGAAGAGATCCTGGCCGCCCACCTGGCCCACGTCGAGGCGTCGATCTGA
- a CDS encoding YbhB/YbcL family Raf kinase inhibitor-like protein, whose protein sequence is MSLLGRLLINRRAGETHTAWNLPNLQGPDELALTSGQFGDGGAMPVAHAEKYAGGDNLSPHLAWTPPPSGTQQLLLVVEDIDVPVGKPAVHCLALVDPDAGHLEAGGLNTGQPAPGVRLLKSTIGRGYHGPAPVKGHGPHHYTFQLFALAAPVDSGSAATSVDRARPRTLLLAITAPVLARGRLTGVYER, encoded by the coding sequence ATGAGCCTGCTCGGTCGGCTTCTCATCAACCGCAGGGCGGGCGAGACCCACACCGCGTGGAACCTGCCCAACCTGCAAGGCCCTGACGAACTCGCCCTCACCAGCGGCCAGTTCGGCGACGGTGGCGCCATGCCCGTCGCCCACGCGGAGAAGTACGCCGGCGGCGACAACCTGTCACCCCACCTCGCCTGGACCCCGCCGCCGTCCGGGACGCAGCAACTCCTGCTCGTCGTCGAAGACATCGACGTCCCGGTCGGGAAGCCGGCCGTGCACTGTCTCGCACTGGTCGACCCCGATGCCGGGCACCTGGAGGCCGGTGGGCTCAACACGGGGCAACCCGCCCCCGGAGTGCGACTGCTGAAGTCCACCATCGGGCGGGGCTACCACGGTCCCGCGCCCGTGAAGGGCCACGGCCCGCACCACTACACCTTCCAGCTCTTCGCCCTCGCGGCACCGGTGGACAGCGGGTCCGCCGCCACGTCGGTGGACCGGGCCCGTCCCCGCACCCTCCTGCTCGCCATCACCGCACCCGTCCTCGCCCGAGGCCGGCTGACCGGCGTCTACGAACGCTGA
- a CDS encoding isochorismatase family protein — protein MALTTLDPTAALVVIDLQKGIVSAHTDSAATAAVARATRLADAFRQHDLPVVLVNVTGRAPGRTDNGGSASTFALPDGWADLIDELDVRPTDHLITKRRRSAFHDTGLDTLLRDLGVTQVVLAGISTSSGVESTARSASDHGYHVVLAIDAMSDPAADAHRHSVERVFPKLGETATTAEVVTMVEETR, from the coding sequence ATGGCACTGACAACCCTCGACCCCACGGCCGCACTGGTCGTGATCGATCTGCAGAAGGGGATCGTCTCGGCCCACACCGACTCCGCGGCCACCGCGGCCGTGGCCCGGGCGACCCGCCTGGCCGACGCGTTCCGGCAGCACGACCTTCCCGTGGTTCTGGTCAACGTCACCGGCCGCGCGCCAGGACGCACCGACAACGGCGGATCCGCGAGCACGTTCGCGCTGCCGGACGGCTGGGCGGACCTCATCGACGAACTCGACGTCCGTCCGACCGACCACCTGATCACCAAGCGGCGGCGCAGCGCGTTCCACGACACCGGCCTCGACACCCTGCTGCGGGACCTGGGCGTCACCCAGGTGGTGCTCGCGGGCATCTCGACCAGCTCCGGCGTCGAGTCGACGGCACGGTCGGCCTCCGACCACGGCTACCACGTCGTCCTGGCCATCGACGCCATGAGTGACCCCGCCGCGGACGCACACCGTCACAGTGTCGAACGCGTCTTCCCCAAACTCGGGGAAACCGCCACCACCGCGGAGGTCGTCACGATGGTGGAGGAGACGCGATGA
- a CDS encoding MFS transporter, protein MSVTPKTPAPVRPPPGDRYKWTALSNTTAAVFMSALDGSIVLIALPAIFRGVHLDPLAPGNIAFLLWMIMGYRLVQAVLVVTVGRLGDMYGRVRIYNAGFAVFTFASILLSFDPFDGGHGAMWLIAWRVLQAVGGSMLTANSAAILTDAFPEEQRGFALGINQVAALAGMFIGLVAGGLLAAWDWRAVFWVNVPVGVFFTVWAYRTLRETGKRGGGRIDWWGNITFAVGLSAVLIAVTFGLQPYGGHTMGWTNPLVDLLIAGGLALLVAFVAIENRTSAPMIQLSLFRQRAFTFGNLAGLAISIGRGGMQFVLIIWLQGIWLPLHGYDYADTPLWAGIFMLPLTAGFLAAGPVSGYLSDRLGSRGLATGGALLFGATFLGLMLLPIDFSYGIFALLIALNGIASGMFASPNSSSIMGSVPAPLRGVASGMRATFQNSGTAVSIGVFFSLMIAGLAGSLPHTLTAGLQQQGVSAHVAGQIGSLPPVASLFAAQLGVNPIQHLLQPTGALAHLTAAQQQALTGREFFPSLIAGPFHSGLVIVFAFGATLAFLAAIASLLRGTSSTAGTTRAHTATTGEADLVDPTGPPAAEAGPHPPQRPTADFRRREDPWH, encoded by the coding sequence ATGTCGGTCACCCCCAAGACGCCCGCCCCGGTCCGACCGCCGCCCGGGGACCGGTACAAGTGGACGGCCCTGTCCAACACGACCGCCGCCGTCTTCATGTCGGCGCTGGACGGCTCCATCGTGCTGATCGCCCTCCCGGCGATCTTCCGCGGCGTGCACCTGGACCCGCTGGCCCCGGGCAACATCGCCTTCCTGCTGTGGATGATCATGGGGTACCGGCTGGTCCAGGCCGTCCTCGTGGTCACCGTCGGGCGCCTGGGGGACATGTACGGCCGCGTCCGCATCTACAACGCCGGGTTCGCCGTCTTCACGTTCGCCTCGATCCTGCTGTCCTTCGATCCCTTCGACGGGGGGCACGGCGCGATGTGGCTGATCGCCTGGCGGGTGCTGCAGGCAGTCGGGGGATCGATGCTGACCGCGAACTCCGCCGCGATTCTCACCGACGCCTTTCCGGAGGAACAGCGCGGCTTCGCCCTGGGCATCAACCAGGTGGCGGCCCTGGCCGGCATGTTCATCGGCCTGGTCGCCGGAGGACTGCTCGCGGCCTGGGACTGGCGGGCGGTGTTCTGGGTGAACGTGCCCGTGGGCGTGTTCTTCACGGTGTGGGCCTACCGCACCCTGCGCGAGACCGGCAAGCGCGGCGGCGGCCGGATCGACTGGTGGGGCAACATCACCTTCGCGGTGGGGCTGAGCGCCGTCCTGATCGCCGTCACCTTCGGCCTCCAGCCCTACGGCGGTCACACCATGGGCTGGACCAACCCCCTCGTCGACCTGCTCATCGCCGGGGGACTGGCCCTGCTGGTGGCGTTCGTCGCGATCGAGAACCGCACGTCGGCGCCGATGATCCAGCTGAGCCTCTTCCGTCAACGGGCCTTCACCTTCGGCAATCTCGCCGGTCTGGCCATCTCGATCGGCCGCGGCGGCATGCAGTTCGTGCTGATCATCTGGCTCCAGGGCATCTGGCTCCCGCTGCACGGTTACGACTACGCCGACACCCCACTGTGGGCCGGCATCTTCATGCTCCCGCTCACCGCCGGATTCCTCGCCGCCGGCCCGGTCTCCGGCTACCTCTCCGACCGGCTCGGCTCCCGGGGGCTGGCCACCGGCGGCGCGCTGCTGTTCGGGGCGACCTTCCTCGGCCTGATGCTCCTGCCGATCGACTTCAGCTACGGGATCTTCGCGCTGCTGATCGCGCTCAACGGGATCGCCAGCGGCATGTTCGCCTCACCCAACTCCTCCTCGATCATGGGAAGCGTCCCCGCCCCGCTGCGCGGAGTCGCCTCGGGCATGCGGGCCACGTTCCAGAACTCGGGAACCGCCGTCTCCATCGGTGTGTTCTTCTCGCTGATGATCGCCGGACTGGCCGGCAGCCTTCCGCACACCCTCACCGCCGGACTCCAGCAGCAGGGCGTGTCGGCTCACGTGGCCGGCCAGATCGGCAGCCTGCCCCCGGTCGCGTCCCTGTTCGCCGCCCAACTGGGCGTCAATCCGATCCAGCACCTCCTCCAGCCCACCGGCGCCCTGGCCCACCTGACCGCCGCACAGCAACAGGCCCTGACCGGCCGGGAGTTCTTCCCGAGCCTGATAGCCGGGCCGTTCCACTCCGGCCTTGTCATCGTCTTCGCCTTCGGCGCCACCCTCGCCTTCCTCGCCGCGATCGCGTCCCTGCTGCGCGGGACCAGCTCCACCGCCGGGACCACCAGGGCGCACACCGCCACGACCGGCGAGGCCGACCTCGTCGATCCGACAGGTCCACCAGCAGCTGAGGCCGGCCCCCACCCGCCCCAGCGACCGACAGCCGACTTCCGCAGGAGAGAAGACCCATGGCACTGA
- a CDS encoding MarR family winged helix-turn-helix transcriptional regulator gives MNEDLAPDPDAVASVLLASLSLLVRRIRQVPVGGGLTMPERSALSHLERSGPTTSSALAREAQITAQAMGATVGALRERGLVERRPDPDDGRRVVLTVTDAGRQALKDKRNARTELLAEALTGGTFTPAELEQLASAAPLLERLARNI, from the coding sequence ATGAACGAGGACCTGGCTCCTGATCCCGACGCGGTCGCCTCAGTCCTGCTGGCGAGCCTCAGCCTGCTCGTGCGACGGATACGGCAGGTGCCGGTCGGCGGCGGACTCACCATGCCCGAGCGGAGCGCCCTGTCCCACCTGGAGCGCTCCGGCCCCACGACCTCCTCGGCGCTCGCCCGGGAGGCGCAGATCACCGCGCAGGCCATGGGGGCGACAGTCGGCGCGCTCCGGGAGCGTGGCCTGGTCGAACGCCGCCCGGACCCCGACGACGGCAGACGCGTGGTGCTGACGGTGACCGACGCAGGGCGGCAGGCGCTGAAGGACAAGCGCAACGCACGGACGGAACTCCTCGCCGAGGCGCTGACCGGCGGCACCTTCACCCCGGCGGAACTGGAGCAACTCGCCTCGGCCGCGCCGCTGCTCGAGCGACTGGCACGGAACATCTGA
- a CDS encoding GNAT family N-acetyltransferase, which produces MNADMPPGRTRSDVGVPAQTGPGGGAGWTLRPAVAADVEVLAELRATVMRADLERLGRYDGHRVRQRLRDSFSTEHTSVITVDGDVTGCVTVRPAEGAQWLEHFYLAPQHQGRGLGSAVLRTVVRRAETHGTTLRLNVLQGSAARRLYERHGFVVDSEDPIDVFMVRPPGAGTAGRA; this is translated from the coding sequence ATGAATGCCGACATGCCGCCGGGCCGGACGCGATCGGACGTGGGAGTGCCTGCGCAGACCGGGCCGGGGGGTGGCGCCGGCTGGACGCTGCGTCCCGCCGTCGCGGCGGACGTCGAGGTACTCGCGGAGTTGCGGGCGACGGTGATGCGCGCGGACCTGGAGCGCCTCGGACGCTACGACGGACACCGGGTGCGACAGCGCCTGCGGGACTCCTTCTCCACGGAGCACACGTCGGTCATCACGGTCGACGGCGACGTCACGGGATGCGTCACGGTCCGCCCTGCCGAGGGTGCGCAGTGGCTGGAGCACTTCTACCTCGCGCCGCAGCATCAGGGCCGCGGGCTGGGATCTGCCGTCCTGCGCACGGTGGTGCGGCGGGCCGAGACACACGGCACGACCCTGCGCCTGAACGTGCTGCAGGGCAGCGCGGCCCGTCGTCTCTACGAGCGGCACGGATTCGTCGTCGACTCCGAGGACCCGATCGACGTCTTCATGGTGCGCCCGCCGGGCGCGGGCACCGCCGGGAGAGCCTGA
- a CDS encoding DUF6234 family protein, translating into MTDTVSAPARRRPWSDRTRLGVDLAFAVPMLLLGVGWLAFDWVFAFGLEVWAAQGDQGRIDAASLAHMERLRTFLIVLLVPTVLAAVFRARWTVIAHLLLAVLAGGALTAAQHEWDNDHRAPSTMCVRYSANC; encoded by the coding sequence ATGACCGACACCGTTTCCGCCCCGGCCCGGCGCCGTCCCTGGTCGGACAGGACACGCCTCGGCGTGGATCTCGCCTTCGCCGTCCCGATGCTTCTGCTGGGGGTGGGGTGGCTCGCGTTCGACTGGGTGTTCGCCTTCGGGCTGGAGGTGTGGGCCGCGCAAGGAGACCAAGGACGGATCGACGCCGCGAGCCTCGCCCACATGGAGCGGCTGCGAACGTTTCTGATCGTCCTCCTCGTGCCGACGGTTCTGGCGGCAGTCTTCCGGGCCCGCTGGACGGTGATCGCACACCTGCTGCTCGCCGTCCTGGCAGGAGGAGCGCTGACGGCTGCGCAGCACGAGTGGGACAACGATCACCGCGCCCCGTCGACCATGTGCGTCCGCTACAGCGCGAACTGTTGA
- a CDS encoding sensor histidine kinase — protein MSRALPLRRSLLVRLLITSVLIAACSVAATAWLAVQTTTRAIQEEQGQVLADDMDILRQLSGYAATHPDWTHVAGTLRSISHRTGRRIALTTTGRVPIADSADRTSSLPLKAAATVDPLRTDTDTEPGAQLSGIDPRAVGPYRLPAAERLKVAKLATVRQQCFARNGVRTRMERLPSGRTHLTNLAPRADPGYVPDECADGKLNTPTPTEQKALDALSALTQSCLDRHDVHLGHPVALTVDATTGSAAEPSFMDKKPLDEQGARGRTVKACVEGARRQQLVPYAAPAAELFLGTGDSATPRFNMSTANKVKVAGVAGLVLALTVAATALIALRLVRPLRALTAAAQQPPEQHVRVPVTTHDETGVLALAFNELTERRERMEAQRKAMVSDIAHELRTPLTNIRGWLEVARDGLVDPDAELLASLHDEAVILQRVIDDLQELAAADAGTLRLHPEEIRADELLEQVAAIHRVRAEDAEVRLAVGSTGTLWLNADPVRMRQTLGNLMSNAIRHTPAGGTVTLRARRQDDRIVLEVSDTGAGIDPEDLPHVFDRFWRAEKSRSRRTGGSGLGLAIVRQLVTAHGGTVTVSSTAGSGSVFAVHLPYVEGPVGPTAASV, from the coding sequence GTGAGCCGCGCACTGCCCCTGCGCAGAAGCCTTCTCGTACGGCTGCTGATCACCTCGGTGCTCATCGCGGCGTGCTCGGTGGCGGCGACGGCCTGGCTCGCGGTGCAGACCACGACCCGGGCCATCCAGGAGGAACAGGGCCAGGTACTGGCCGACGACATGGACATCCTCCGGCAGCTCAGCGGATACGCGGCCACCCATCCGGACTGGACGCATGTCGCCGGAACCCTGCGCTCCATCTCTCACCGGACCGGCCGCCGCATCGCCCTGACCACGACCGGCCGCGTCCCCATCGCCGACTCCGCGGACCGCACGTCCTCCCTGCCGCTGAAAGCCGCGGCGACGGTCGATCCGCTGCGCACCGACACCGACACCGAGCCCGGCGCGCAGCTCAGCGGCATCGATCCGCGCGCCGTGGGACCGTACCGGCTGCCCGCGGCCGAACGCCTCAAGGTCGCGAAACTGGCCACCGTTCGTCAGCAGTGCTTCGCCCGCAACGGTGTTCGCACCCGGATGGAACGGTTGCCGAGCGGCAGGACGCACCTCACGAACCTCGCTCCGCGGGCAGATCCTGGTTACGTCCCCGACGAGTGCGCCGACGGGAAACTCAACACCCCCACCCCGACCGAGCAGAAGGCCTTGGACGCTCTCTCCGCGCTGACCCAGTCCTGTCTGGACCGGCACGACGTGCACCTCGGCCATCCCGTGGCCCTGACCGTCGACGCCACGACCGGATCCGCCGCGGAGCCCTCTTTCATGGACAAGAAGCCCCTCGACGAGCAGGGGGCCCGGGGGCGCACGGTGAAGGCCTGCGTCGAGGGCGCGCGCCGGCAGCAGCTCGTCCCTTATGCGGCCCCGGCCGCGGAACTCTTCCTCGGCACCGGTGACAGCGCCACCCCGCGCTTCAACATGTCCACCGCGAACAAGGTCAAGGTGGCCGGGGTCGCCGGACTCGTCCTCGCTCTCACGGTGGCCGCCACCGCACTGATCGCCCTTCGCCTCGTACGTCCGCTCCGCGCCCTGACGGCGGCCGCGCAGCAGCCGCCGGAGCAGCACGTCCGTGTCCCGGTCACCACGCACGACGAGACCGGGGTGCTGGCCCTGGCGTTCAACGAACTCACCGAGCGCCGTGAACGCATGGAGGCGCAGCGCAAGGCGATGGTCAGCGACATCGCCCACGAACTGCGCACCCCGCTCACCAACATTCGGGGCTGGCTGGAGGTGGCCCGTGACGGTCTCGTCGACCCCGACGCGGAACTGCTGGCCTCCCTGCACGACGAGGCGGTGATCCTCCAACGTGTCATCGACGACCTTCAGGAACTCGCTGCCGCGGACGCCGGCACCCTGCGCCTGCACCCCGAGGAGATACGTGCCGACGAACTCCTCGAACAGGTGGCCGCGATCCACCGCGTGCGGGCGGAGGACGCGGAGGTCCGCCTTGCCGTCGGCTCGACCGGCACGCTGTGGCTGAACGCCGACCCCGTGCGGATGCGGCAGACCCTCGGCAACCTGATGTCCAACGCGATCCGCCACACGCCGGCAGGCGGCACGGTCACCCTGCGCGCCCGGCGCCAGGACGACCGGATCGTCCTCGAAGTGTCGGACACCGGCGCCGGTATCGACCCAGAGGACCTGCCGCACGTCTTCGACCGCTTCTGGCGAGCCGAGAAGTCCCGCAGCCGGCGCACCGGGGGCAGCGGTCTGGGCCTGGCCATCGTCCGGCAACTCGTCACCGCGCACGGCGGAACCGTCACCGTGTCCAGCACCGCCGGCAGCGGATCGGTGTTCGCCGTGCACCTTCCGTACGTCGAGGGGCCCGTCGGTCCGACCGCGGCATCCGTCTGA